In the Leguminivora glycinivorella isolate SPB_JAAS2020 chromosome 9, LegGlyc_1.1, whole genome shotgun sequence genome, tccgtagtcaactaggaacccttatagtttcgccatgtctgttcgtccgtccgtccgcagataatctcagtgTCCGCAGATAATGTCAGCCATGCCgataaagtggtaaaataaaaagtggaaaaaatgtgtggagtgatttttttttctttccaatcctaacgtgtaatatatatatatatatatattgctgTGTATATTgctggataggtattcaaaaatgaatacgggtttccaaaaatgattttttgatattgttaatattttcggaaataatcgctcgaaaatttaaaaaaaatgccccccctaacttttgaacataatatatttaaaaaaatatgaaaaaatgacaaaagtagaACGTTTTAAGACTTtcaaggaaaattgttttgaaattgataggttgaatagtttttgagaaaaataggggtGGAGGGTCGGAATGGCCTTGTAGCCAtacctttaataaaattatgatatACCCGCTTACTGCTAGCACCAAGGCAAGTGATCTACCTACTACATCTAATAGGGGAAACTACtgaaccctatactgagcgtggcccgatgcGCTTTTGGTCGGTTTTTATTGCATTGGTGTTTTGATGATGCGATTGGCACTTATTCTACTAGAGAACGGTAGACATAAAAAAGGGTTGTATGTTTGTTGAACACCTATTGAGAAGGCAAAAAAAGGAAAATCGGCATTTATCAACGAGTTATCGGCTtttcacaatgtactattaattttTACTGAATACctcatttacatattttaatggatatttttacatattttatgcATTCCTAACAGGGGTAGGCAGGGCAGAGCTGCTTAAGTTTCAGTGGGTTGAAAGAATAAGCGACAGGTTACCACAATTGCACCTATATCccataatttacttttcttacttatggattttatttcaaaaaaagaaCACCAATGATTTGAAATACCAAGTAACCGATACGTTTAAAATGAacagtagccttaccatgacttttttgagttaaaaaatacgttacgttttcagtgagagttacgaaaaatgtatggaaaaactgaacagcgctccaagcggaaacgctcacgtactaaaattttcatcggtaccataagttattaacgtgtttactccgagttttcaatacgttcctaactttacagctaaggcgctctctttctgattgtatgaagtcaatagaaccagaactatttgacagtctctagtgaaaactcaatactttacgtgagtaatcattgacagtcactagcgtaaaagtaaaccaccaattcactgtgatgtgtcattactgtcaaattatataacaatcccacaacattttctcgattatatttgcaattttaaatacaattatgactaatatgtattaatttataatattacgtgaaattcaagaacagcttaaatgtagcagttagtcagtagttcgataaaaagataaaccagttatgaaaccagtgtttgatacttttacaaaggtaatgagttatatttattcatcattttgtactgtttagctacagttgagatgattatattggttgctttcagaaaaagaagatattattgaaaacaatatttccatgccagccgtatggtattcagcaaacccaacgtagaagattgttcaaattgataaggaaagaggcagttaagaatcaactgattacctacagcagcaggcagtaccaattcatgggcatgttagttcctcaatgcacaatacttgtacctgtagtcaccataacaccatatctcgtgggtatatattagaagtgaaccaaaggaaaaaacttcaaaaaaattatcctattactgaaataaagtatctcattgtgtgactttgtttattttgtaatattcttgagtaacaggctaagtatttaataaattgatgtgaaacgaaaactaaaaacctaaaattcagcgttttcgtacatatcaaacatcaattacaacgacatcgacataggtaacgacaaagtctaaggtaaggtatagaacttttgaaggcgacaagccattatggggtgtatatgaagattataatttgatacaaaagtgagtagaaaaagcatttggaaacaagtaaaaattgtatctaattttttggcagggcacgtagccaaatgcacaaacgattatgattaacatcgttatcgtagcttagctatctctatcacttttccgtattgacatgacagagctagactgaatttcgatcggcgtttagcgcatagatttaaagtccatggttcagcgtcaacgattgacatttcagctaattcctagtgtcaaagttgacaaagctaattttttatttatttattgggagcattggcaacttggcaatcagcacaaacatacaatatttaatacaacatacagcagaagaaacaattacaggaataacaattactttgttaatcataaaagtaatattgcacatattgaaatgctaaacttatgactatttagtaactacacaatacaatgttttatgaatgaaaagaagtatttttgaacaattacaaattattcacaaagcgccaatagtgtgcataataaattcataaattatagggtttatgcctacagccttcaagttcatttcccggttctttgcttggcggaaaatcccaacaaatcctaatagggataggggtagggttagggatagggataggggtaatcggtcggcaatcggtaattgtaagcgataatgcgagaaagtactttttacccaccgacaatagtgctcagatacggagctatgtgagttctgttgtacaatatgtagtttcctcagtgtatatagaatacatacctactcgtacctactacctacgctgtggttgctgtgtaacatttgtacaaccactgcaagcatttcttttttaaaaacaatagtaatatgagtaattgaaaaaaacgcagacaaacgtctgcatagaaacctacggatccaaatgaaaattttattatttgtatatgtttgaataagaattcttttagtacgcgagcgaaaccgcgggcaaaagctaattctatataagatgctatgtaccctttttctgtaaaaaatatttctatttctttactactcaagaacatcacaaataaacaaagtcaattaattaaatactttattttggtaacaggattattttttggagttgaggttttttcctttattggagcacttctatacatatacctgtgatgatcatggccaataataccattaagtgcatcgcggaacaaaaacacctataaattggtactgctcccctctgctgccctaaggttttgagtagcgtaactgtcagagtgccacagtattaatatcaattgaaccatcttccatgttgactgaatatacgggtttgttcggaaatattgatttcaatcatagcttccgtcatctttctgaaaccaaaaactgctttgagcattataatcatctcaattgtaaatagtacaatatgatggccaaaaataactcattaccttatttgatttgttcactggtttatctttttattcaattttagctaatcttgaattccacgtaatattataaattaatgcaatatgttagtcataattttatttaaaactgcaaatataattgtgaaaattccgtgtgatttttgtataacttgacagaaatgtcacgtcagaatgactttgcctatggtttgaggcctactaccgaataccgaagttatcgacaTGTGGACATgagtctcttttactcttatcagtataaagtgaaagaggaagaatccctcagtgcgtatgtttcgaaatttgcagtagaccctatattgacagatttcgataggtaaattacatttacttatgattttagttccatcgcgtaaacaccagaggcgtagcattcgcctatagttctttctccgtttattgataaacttagaaagggatagaagcagcttctttggcgtgaagttaggcacaatatattgtaaacaaacgtaaactcacttactttctgagtaaagtaatacggctctcacttgggcagcccatggtaacggtacagTTTGCAAAAAATCTAGTTTCAAAGTGTTAAAAGCTAAACTTAGAGTGAACGTGCACTAATCGGTCACTAGTTGCTCGCTCAAACGGATAGagttttaactttttaacacTATCGGTCAATGCTTCGAAAAATCGACGACCGAACTCTAGGCCAGTCAAAATTGACTTTTTTCGGTGAACTCATTCCCACAACGTTACtaaaaattgtttttgttaatgctcgatatttaattattagattttttttaatctacgACTGTTTCAGTACTGTCATAATAAAATGTCACAAAtgctttaaaaaattaaatctttttgaaatgaagataatcatcattcgcctgcccttatctcatcattcacttgtttccgtttcaaatcatctttcacacagtccatccacctatGAAGATAATGAAAATGGTAAAACTCTTTTTAGCAGTATTTAATCATTCAAACTttgcaataggcgagacgattaAAAAATACTACTTAGTAATTACTCCGTCAGATTATCAAacaattttagacacgtattttttctcgtaaacgaaaaatgaggacgatacagtgcgttgaagtttcgcgtgatgttacgcctaggtacaatttttacttagaagtgacgtcacaagcccccactccggaactttgatgctctataatCTATATCTttgttttttcattaattagaaaaagagaaaaatatgtgttcagtatttttggacgatctaactgactgactaaacagaatgccatttttttatgtagtcgtcatccctattagtGATCCCTAAAATTGACGGTAGGCTCATTTTACATAATGTGCTTTCGCAATCCAAGGGAAAATTCCTTTAGGCGGGCCGGGGCAGATTCGTAATGAGACAGTTTCGTTTTTGGGCCCGAATCTGAGTAAGCCCGACTCTGTAGAGGCCAGATTCACCATAGGTATCTTTCTGAATAAAACAATATCGACATACGACTTATGATATGGAAGTCACTTtctttttaaaacaatttcTGAGTAGGTCAGATTGGTATATGGTCCCGTGACATGACAGTAATACGTCTGATTGGTAATAAGTTGGGATCGGATTTATGCAGTTTCTTATCTCATCCGATTAGCAATGATTCGATTAAGATATTAAGCAGATTATTTTAATGATGAATTCTGGAAATAACGCTTTCTTATTAGGTCagattttatgtatatttaatttCGAAAAGGCCAGGTACAATCAGCAGATATCTGAGATCCTGGCCACTTTAAGATTAAATATGATAAAGTAATGAATAGGTAGTTCTTAATGACAATGTCACATTAATgtctgtattgtattgtaagtcATATACTCGTAAAATTGTGCTCTGTAAGTTTTAGAGAAGTTTTTATAATGGAACATaaagacattaaaattgttaaaactgCTAAAGATCGGCCCTGTATACTGTTGAACGgatttaaatattgttttaatgtCAAAAACATAAAATCAGACACATTAAATTTTAGATGCAATAACAGAGATTCGTGTAGTGCTTCTTTGACGATGAATGCATCAATGAGTGCTGTTATTCGGGTAATAGTCGGGTAGCGATagcttttgaggtttcgataatattcacgttgcttcttttttgcatatagtttttagactattgatcaaatataaaaataatattttgggtcgtcctaggtacctgcttagctcgaaatttaggtatttctatttttaagcagtgttcagtcaaaaaaatattcgagaagaaattatttgtatctatataaaaacaacgtggttgccgatgtacatatgcattttgggtcattttcatccatgggtttaatgatattttaaaaatgtctaatattggccctaaaacacctaacaaaatattagagttggtaagtgaagtcttataccattcaggacattattatatatatattttcttaaagtgtgtcacattttatccattgcttatatataaaaaaaaaatattttaataaaaaccctgtcaaagcatgaaaaaaaatttcatgttaataagttgacgtctatattattataaaatgatatcaagtcatcaCTTCTGAGTAGTTTTGTAACAAGATAAGGTACCTACAATTCGAGGGtttgtaatgaaataaataataacctttTCAAGGTTTAAACTTAACCTGCACAATTACAATATAATGCATAAGAATACACACAACAAAATTAATCTATAGGTAACACAGCGAAACCACTTAATGATCGTTTGTACACCTTTTTATTCGGTGCCAAAAGGTCTACCACGCGCACCTTATCATCATCACCAGGATACACTTTAACAATTCTGGCCATAGGCCACGTCATGGGAGGAGCGTTAGGCTCCCTCATGATTACTAAGGATCCAACCCTGACGTTTGGTTGGCTATCACGCCACCTAGGACGACATTGTAATGCATTTAAATAGTACTTATGCCATATCTTCCAAAAGTGACCTTTGACCTTATTACAGATTTCCCAGAATTTTAATCTATTACTAGGTAGCTCGGTCAAGTCTGCTTCTGGGAGACATGTCATAGACGTGCCAATTAAAAAATGGCCCGGCGTCAAATAACTGTAATCATTAATATCAGTTGCATTTACAGGCAAAAGTGGCCTAGAACTAAGAGTAGACTCAATCTGACATAAAATTGTATTGATCTGTTCATACGTCAGTACATAAGATTGCAATATGCGCTTTAAATGGTACTTGGTACTCTTAACAGCAGCTTCAGCAAGGCCAGCAAACACAGGTGAGTAGCTTGGCACGAAATGAAAGTTAATACGTTGCTGTGCCGCGTATGATTGCACCAGAGTCTGATGATTTTGCGAAGAACTTAAATTGTACAGCTCAACTAACTGGTTCTTTGCCCCCTTAAAGCATCCACCATTATCGCAAAAAACGTCGGTCGGCAGGCCTCTGCGAGCTATAAATCGCTTGAAACATGCAAGGAAAGCGTCAGTGGTCAAGTCCGAAGAGAGCTCCAGATGTATGGCTTTAgtcacaaaacaaacaaaaacgcATATGTAGCCTTTTGTCTGTAAAGCTCTTCTTACGCGAGAATTCTTCACTGTTATGGGACCTGCAAAGTCGATGCCGACTTTCTGGAATGCTCGGCAGGCTGTGACCCTTTCAGGTGGCAAAGAACCCATCAGCTGTTTCGCACACTGAGCCTTCATTGTAACAAGGTAAACATTTGTTAACAATATGTTTCACATAGCTAAGACCATTTACAAtccaatatttttcatttaagcTTGACATCAATAACTGGGGCGGAGCATGTAACATCCTGAGATGCTCGTGCTTTACAATAAGCTTTGTTATGCGAGATTCCCTCGGAAGTATGACAGGATGTTTTTGAGAGTATGACACACTCGCGTTTTTTATTCTACCACCTACCCTCAGCAAACCTTGATTGTCAAGAAATGGATGTAACGAGTTGAGTGAACCTTTAACATTTTCTAAGTTAGTCTTGAGACTGTCAATTTCGTGTTTAAAATAAATGCCTTGTTCATATTTTATAATCTGAAATAATGCCATTTGAAGCTCCTTACCGGAGAGATATTTCAGATTTTTCTTGTCTTTCATTTTTAAGTTAGAGCAAAACCTCATTATATAAGCCATTACCCTTACCATTTTGTTCAGATCAGAGAACTTCTCCAAAAAATCATAAGGATCTGAACACTTTTGAGTAACTAGCGTCACCTTAGCACTGGAGGGCTGCTTTTTCAATTCAGGTAGGTCATCGATCGCAGGAGGGCTAGttttatcattaaaattatatttaccgTCCTGTAGAAAGCTTGGTCCATGCAGCCACATAGGTATGCGACGCAGCTCATCTGGATCTGTACCTCTGCTCAGGCAGTCGCTAGGATTTTCTTCACTGGAGACGTACAGCCAGCGCCATCTATCTGTAAGATCTCGAATCAACCTCACCCGATTTGCAACAAAAGCTTGGAGCCTTAAGGGCTCTGTTTTTGCCCATGCTAACGCGATTTGCGAGTCAGAAAACAGATATACATCTTGTATATTTAATTGCGCCTTTAGCGTATCATAAACTCGAGTGATTAATTTCGATAACAGCAACATAGCACACAATTCTAAGCGGGCTATGCTTAGAGTACCCTTATTGCGGGGGTTGATGCGAGacttagcacaaagtaatgataGCGTAGCATTACCTTGTTCGTTGACCACCCGAAGATACACACAGCAACCATAACCCGTAGTGCTACATGCGTCAGCAAACCCAATTAATTGCAATTGAGCCTTGGAGGGGATGTTCAGGTTCCTTTTAATAATGAAGGGCTCCATTTGAGATAACTTAAAAGCAAATGAACGCCACTCCTGAAGCAGCAAAGCTGAAGGAACCTGGTTCCAACCTATATTTTCAGCATATATTTTTTGCATGAAAGCCTTAGCCTTCATGATAATTGGCGCTATAAAACCTAGCGGATCATAAAACTTTGAAATATAACTTAATATGTCTCTTTTGGTAGGCTTTTCCTTATTAAAGGCCTCAGGGCAGGAAAAAACAAAGCAATCCTTTTGCATATTTAACTTTAAACCTAAagtctttaaatataaattatcctttTGGAAGTCTAAGTCATCAAACTGCCTTTTATCATTAGGAATGCCCTCTAATACTCGCTGATCATTGGACGCCCACTTGTGTGTATAGAAGCTACCCTTACTTAGCAACTCACATAATTGCAATTTTGCTTGAATTATAACATTCAAATCAGAGTTTGAAAAGCACATATCATCTACATAGGTGCAATTTCTTAGTATGCAAGCTCCAAGTGGGTACTCACTTCCATACCTATCTGCAAGCTCAAGTAAGCATCGAGTGCTTAAATATGTACTACTTTTTTGCCCGTAAGTAACAGTATCTAATTGTATACATTTGAGAGGCTCGGTAGGATTGCTCCTCCACAATATATTTTGCAATTTGGCATGCATCGGATTAATATCAACACATCTAAACATGCGCCGTATGTCTGTGGAGAAAGTATAGTTGCCTAGCCGGAACAAAAGCATTATGTCAAACAACTCTTTTTGTACCGGACCTCCATTTAGCAAAATATCATTTAGAGATACCTTTTTGTTGGATTGCAAAGAGCAGTCAAAAACCACACGAGTACGCGTAGTTTTGCTTGAGTCATTAATTACACAATGGTGGGATGCAAAATATAGAGGATCATTCTCAAAATCCAattgattgaaatcaatatagTGCCCATGCTTCAAGTCAACATATTCATCGATGAACTTTTCATAATCGGAtagcaaatttatatttttgtgcAATCTTTTTTCGAGGCTAATGAACCTGTAATAAGCCATATCAAATGAGCTTCCAAGCACATCATTGACTTCACTCAAAGGGATTTTTAATGGCAAATCAACCTGAAACTTGTTGTCCTTCAAAACAGTTGTGTCTTGAAATAAGCGTTCACACTGTTCATGCTCAGACATGCCTTCACAGAAAGGTTCAGGAACACTTTCTGCTTTCCAAAAGTTTTGCAAACTCTCGTTAAGACTTGAGTCACATTGAGTACATAAAAGTGTTACCTTACTTTTGTCACTGGTTTGCTGTCGTGATAAAGCACCACCGATGATGTAGCCAAGCTTAGTATTTACAATTTTAGGATGAGGACTCGCTGGGTCTTCATCTGACTCCTGCTGCTGCCCAGGGACCGGCTCCAGAAGCAGGACCTGGAAAAATATGTCCCCGCCTAATAGTAAATTGATCTCAGACGGCTGATGGAAATCAATATCAGACAAAGTGATCCCATCAGGTATATTGATAGCGTCTAGATTAAGCTTGTCTTGTGGAAGCTTACATGTAATTTTATCCATGACATTACAGTTCGCTGTGACTCGGTAAGGTCTGGTCAATGAGTACACATCTAAAGGTATAGAATACTGTGTGTCAGTAGTCAACTCTTTGACACCAATTATATTGGTGTTTTCCTTGCTTGGGGTCAATCCTAAAATCTTTATTAATTTAGTGGTCACCAAAGAACCTTGTGAACAACAATCTAAGAGAGCTTTCACATGAACCTCACTACCTGTCCGCGAATATAGCTTAACTTTGACTGTAGGTAACAACACTCCATTTTGCCCCAAGTTTGAAATCAAAGATACTTGGGGTTGGTTAGCCGAGGAATCCGGATGCAGTAAGCTATTATGAGCTTCTTTACAAGTACTACACCGGAAATGAAAGCGGCATTTACCTTTGTGTTTGTTAAGACAAACAGAGCACAGACTGTTGTTCTTGCTGAAAGCTATTCTTTCAGTGCTAGTCAGCATTTTAAATTTGCTACAATCAAATAATCTGTGATTGGACTTACAATAGTTGCAGGCAGTCGAGGCGGTCGCTGTCACATTTACCACAGCCTTGTGTTGAGACTTCCCCGACGTGGACGGCTCAGCATTCTCCAGTGCCAAGGCTCGCTTCTCCAGGTACAAGAGGAACTCGGTGATAGTTGGGTCCTTGGTGTCATCTCGCTCCAACTGGTACGCCCGTGACGTGTACGAATCTAGTTTACGGTACAAAATCGCTAATATAATGGGGTCCCAGTTTTCAGTATTAACATTCAAGTTTTTTAAAGCAGACAAAGACTGTTTTATCTGGGAAACAAATTGTCTCAAATTTACAGGATTTGATTTGACCAAGGCATTTATGTCAAGCAAGGAATTGATGTGCTCATTGATAATTTTGAAAGAATGATTGTACCTTTCCTCTAAAAGCTTAAGAGCTTCGTCATAACTAGCCTCAACCAGAGGAAGGTTCTTAATCAAGTCAAAAGGTtcgtttgtcaaaaatgagCGCAAATAAtacaacttttgaaccttatcAAGTGACTTATCGTTGTGTATTATGGCTCTAAATAAGCTTATAAAAGCAGTGTATTCACTGTACTTACCCGTAAACACATCTATCTTTATAGTAGGCAACTTAGCCTTAAAGTTATTTTGACATGATGCGGCGGCAGGAGATTCAGACAAGGGCGAGGATTTACGACTAATTGCCTCGTTGAGGACTGTCAGTACATGATAATATTTATCCTCAAAGTCTTCAACATCCTCTGCATCCTCTTCGTCCAAAGACAGAATTTCTTTGTTACATTTGTCATATTCTTTGAAGAGCTCCGTCACCCTCGCTCTTTTGGCATCGAGCGCCGATAAAGCACTGCTAGCTACATCACTGTCATTGTTACAAAATGTATACAGGCGAGTAATGGAAGCTTTTGTATAGCCTCGCGCTGTACGTAACTTCTTAAGCTCTTGAGTAGCCATTGTAGCAGACTTAGATGTGACTACGGTTTTGAACAGCCACATACAACAACGATTcacatattaataattatacaaaacacAACTTTCATCTGCGCAAAAACTTTTCCAAGCGTTAATTAAacgaaatataaaattttatatcAAAATGGCGCAAAGCGTTTTCTAAAATGAACTTGTAAAATAACGAAGCCAAAGAGAATAAAAGAATGAAGTATTGCGCATAATGAATGAAGTGAAGAATGGAAAAAACGAACGATATCAGCTGTCCTCCAATCACGTTGCGATGACCGGTGCTCTGATTGGTCGACTTCTTGCTTTGCGTCGCGGCTGCGCCCTGAACTTGCGCCACTTATCTCAGCGCCAAAGTTCACGATGATGGCGGCAATGGCGGCGAATACAAAAGCTCACAAACCGCGGCGTATGACATTTTTAGCAAGAGTAATTAAATAAGATAAAGTAAGTATATAAAACGcataaaaactgtaaaaattCACTATAAAATTGCACGATACGACGAATGAGTTAGCGCCGCCCGTGAAGTGTCTTGAAGATGTAGGTCCACGATGAGTTGAAAGCGTAGGACCGACGATGAAGCGCGATGCGACGAATGGGAATCGCGTCGCACGCGAAGTATTTTCCTTTTATGGTAAAGAAGTACGCCGCCCGCGAGGATTCAAGCGCAGGGCTGACGAAATAGCGCGATGCAACGAATATGTTTCGCGTTGCACGCGATCTTCTTGTATAAAACAATAGGTATTCGCTGCCCGCGAGGATTTAAGCGCAGGGCGATGTAGCGCGATGCGACGAATATTAATTTCGCGTCGCACGCGATCTTCTGATGCACGATGAATGTGATACGACGAATAGGTATGTTATTTCCTATTTATTCGCGTCGCTTAAATGTTGAACACGTCGATCGCCGACCATTTCAAAAGCAACACGGAATTTTAAGTCTTCGTCCTTTTTCTCTCTCGAAGGACCAATGTTGTAGAGCTGTGCAGCTGATTCTAGTGGGCGAGAAATAATAATTCCATGTGTGGCCGGGTGAACAaccatttattttatgtattcaCATTAACGTATGAATCAAGAAGGAATTCAAGaagacattttttatattgtaaCCAAACGTTTCCATAGCAACCGCTACATAGAcaaaaataaggtttaatttctgtTGGATCCTCCAAcaatagagtagtattttaaatttttgcgctgtgtggcgcgcaaccgatagccaatcaggttggcgcatgccgctggcgcgacgccgcgctgtgacacgaggcgtaggtacctacttctcgtgcgcagtcatacataatttaagattgccagagggtcgggctttggcgggattctcccgatttttttgtaagtcttcccaattaaaacttatgtacatagtaggtaaccttaagaactttattacattagtaacgaaaacagaccaattataaatgtcgaaatgaaatgaaatgaaatgaaatgaaatgaaatgaaatatttatttttcaagtaggcatattacaatgcgcatatgaagtatatgaacgtcaaa is a window encoding:
- the LOC125229873 gene encoding uncharacterized protein LOC125229873, encoding MATQELKKLRTARGYTKASITRLYTFCNNDSDVASSALSALDAKRARVTELFKEYDKCNKEILSLDEEDAEDVEDFEDKYYHVLTVLNEAISRKSSPLSESPAAASCQNNFKAKLPTIKIDVFTDSYTSRAYQLERDDTKDPTITEFLLYLEKRALALENAEPSTSGKSQHKAVVNVTATASTACNYCKSNHRLFDCSKFKMLTSTERIAFSKNNSLCSVCLNKHKGKCRFHFRCSTCKEAHNSLLHPDSSANQPQVSLISNLGQNGVLLPTVKVKLYSRTGSEVHVKALLDCCSQGSLVTTKLIKILGLTPSKENTNIIGVKELTTDTQYSIPLDVYSLTRPYRVTANCNVMDKITCKLPQDKLNLDAINIPDGITLSDIDFHQPSEINLLLGGDIFFQVLLLEPVPGQQQESDEDPASPHPKIVNTKLGYIIGGALSRQQTSDKNRWRWLYVSSEENPSDCLSRGTDPDELRRIPMWLHGPSFLQDGKYNFNDKTSPPAIDDLPELKKQPSSAKVTLVTQKCSDPYDFLEKFSDLNKMAQCAKQLMGSLPPERVTACRAFQKVGIDFAGPITVKNSRVKFKP